In Homo sapiens chromosome 11, GRCh38.p14 Primary Assembly, one DNA window encodes the following:
- the MMP12 gene encoding macrophage metalloelastase preproprotein yields the protein MKFLLILLLQATASGALPLNSSTSLEKNNVLFGERYLEKFYGLEINKLPVTKMKYSGNLMKEKIQEMQHFLGLKVTGQLDTSTLEMMHAPRCGVPDVHHFREMPGGPVWRKHYITYRINNYTPDMNREDVDYAIRKAFQVWSNVTPLKFSKINTGMADILVVFARGAHGDFHAFDGKGGILAHAFGPGSGIGGDAHFDEDEFWTTHSGGTNLFLTAVHEIGHSLGLGHSSDPKAVMFPTYKYVDINTFRLSADDIRGIQSLYGDPKENQRLPNPDNSEPALCDPNLSFDAVTTVGNKIFFFKDRFFWLKVSERPKTSVNLISSLWPTLPSGIEAAYEIEARNQVFLFKDDKYWLISNLRPEPNYPKSIHSFGFPNFVKKIDAAVFNPRFYRTYFFVDNQYWRYDERRQMMDPGYPKLITKNFQGIGPKIDAVFYSKNKYYYFFQGSNQFEYDFLLQRITKTLKSNSWFGC from the exons ATGAAGTTTCTTCTAATACTGCTCCTGCAGGCCACTGCTTCTGGAGCTCTTCCCCTGAACAGCTCTACAAgcctggaaaaaaataatgtgcTATTTGGTGAA agatacTTAGAAAAATTTTATGGCCTTGAGATAAACAAACTTCCAgtgacaaaaatgaaatatagtgGAAActtaatgaaggaaaaaatccaAGAAATGCAGCACTTCTTGGGTCTGAAAGTGACCGGGCAACTGGACACATCTACCCTGGAGATGATGCACGCACCTCGATGTGGAGTCCCCGATGTCCATCATTTCAGGGAAATGCCAGGGGGGCCCGTATGGAGGAAACATTATATCACCTACAG AATCAATAATTACACACCTGACATGAACCGTGAGGATGTTGACTACGCAATCCGGAAAGCTTTCCAAGTATGGAGTAATGTTACCCCCTTGAAATTCAGCAAGATTAACACAGGCATGGCTGACATTTTGGTGGTTTTTGCCCGTGGAG CTCATGGAGACTTCCATGCTTTTGATGGCAAAGGTGGAATCCTAGCCCATGCTTTTGGACCTGGATCTGGCATTGGAGGGGATGCACATTTCGATGAGGACGAATTCTGGACTACACATTCAGGAG GCACAAACTTGTTCCTCACTGCTGTTCACGAGATTGGCCATTCCTTAGGTCTTGGCCATTCTAGTGATCCAAAGGCCGTAATGTTCCCCACCTACAAATATGTTGACATCAACACATTTCGCCTCTCTGCTGATGACATACGTGGCATTCAGTCCCTGTATG GAGACCCAAAAGAGAACCAACGCTTGCCAAATCCTGACAATTCAGAACCAGCTCTCTGTGACCCCAATTTGAGTTTTGATGCTGTCACTACCGTGGGAAATAAGATCTTTTTCTTCAAAGACAG GTTCTTCTGGCTGAAGGTTTCTGAGAGACCAAAGACCAGTgttaatttaatttcttccttatgGCCAACCTTGCCATCTGGCATTGAAGCTGCTTATGAAATTGAAGCCAGaaatcaagtttttctttttaaag ATGACAAATACTGGTTAATTAGCAATTTAAGACCAGAGCCAAATTATCCCAAGAGCATacattcttttggttttcctaaCTTTGTGAAAAAAATTGATGCAGCTGTTTTTAACCCACGTTTTTATAGGACCTACTTCTTTGTAGATAACCAGTATTGGAG GTATGATGAAAGGAGACAGATGATGGACCCTGGTTATCCCAAACTGATTACCAAGAACTTCCAAGGAATCGGGCCTAAAATTGATGCAGTCTTCTACTCTAAAAACA aataCTACTATTTCTTCCAAGGATCTAACCAATTTGAATATGACTTCCTACTCCAACGTATCACCAAAACACTGAAAAGCAATAGCTGGTTTGGTTGTTAG